In Enoplosus armatus isolate fEnoArm2 chromosome 20, fEnoArm2.hap1, whole genome shotgun sequence, the sequence TCTCTCACAGAGCGAGTTTGTAGTCtaaactgctgttttcatgttttgaagAGACACAATACCCTCttatgtttaaataaagtttttaagGCTGTGTTCATGTCAGATTTTTGGATGACTTTTTAGCTTTGATACAGTGTCCCGACACTCacacttcttttttctctgtttggaCACTTAATTCCTACATATGTCCTTCTgtactgttttcctttttcagtgtGATACAACAGAACTCCTGACAGCTTGATGTCTTTGTATCCTCCTTCCCCAGGTTTGTTGACACCTTAGTTACCATCAGAAACAGGCACAACGATGTCGTGCCGACTATGGCCCAGGGTATCCTCGAATACAAAGAGGTCTTCCCCCACGACCCAGTAACCAACCAGAATATTCAGTACTTTCTGGACCGCTTCTACATGAGCCGCATCTCCATCCGCATGCTCATCAACCAGCACAGTGAGTAACGTTCAATGTTCAACGTCAAGTTTCATAATTCACTACTGAATATTGTCTCTCCAGGCTGTGCTGCATTGTTTTGCTCACTCTGCTCACTGTCACTCGCTTGACGCCCAGAAGGGAAAATAAGTCTCTACCCTGAAGTGATCCTTATAACACGTCGCCTCACGAACTTTATTGTCACATCCATTACAGATTTCTGTGTGGGATGTGTTTTGCTAGCATGGGGAGCAGTTAGAGTCGAGTTAGACTTCACatcataaaatatgaatatacttaaacatgcaacatgcaaAATTATTGCAGGATGTAAACAGATGTAGACAGAAGCAAATGGGATATAAACTACTGTCTTTTGTTACTCCTTCTTCCTTTAGCCAGCACTAGTTTAGTTCAGATATGATGTTTGGGCGGTTGTAGCTCAGACAGTCGAGCAGGTTGTCCATTAATGTCAACGTGTCCTTTAGCAAGATGCTAAAACCCACTGCTTCCATCTGTTGTGGCTCAAACCACTACGCATATTTTATTGgggtttttctttctgtgatttATTACATTGAATTTGATTTTTTAATTCAGGTTATTCCTAGATCTAGTgctgaaaagacacaaagattTGAACAGCAGACTGCCTGCTCTAGGACGATATTATGCTGCTATTCAGAGTCGTGTGCGAGCTTGCAGAGGCATCGTCAGTCATGTGGAACAAGGATTGTTGATGCATATCACCGTTGTGATAGTGTAGCCTTTAAAAACTGCCGTTGCACGAAGGGAAAACCATTATGCTCCAATGAATTTACAGTAGAACCTCGTATGTGTCTCACGGCATGTTTTGGCTTCTATGTTTTCTTTCCCTGCacttattttattgtgttattactTTGAGTATCAAACTTCAATGCTGGGTACCGGCCGAGATGTGCTTCTGGCACTGAGCATCATGAAGTACCAGACGTTGGCCTCAAATGCTTCGTCAGATTCTCAGTCTTGTTTACTTGTTCTTTGATTAGATATCAGCAAattttttttgactttttgtttttttgttaacaaGTTTGGctgttgaaaaaacatttttatattcttcAGTGTGTGAAGAAGTATCTTGGCATCAGTACCAAAACTTTGTATTGACAGATTTCAAACGATACTCAGCCCTAAATATCACTTAATTTGATATGCTGATGGTTCAATGATGACAGATAACACACTGATTTCTGTCCTTTTGTTCTCTGCAGCTCTCATTTTTGACGGTACTGCCAACCCTGTCCACCCAAACACCATTGGGAGCATTGACCCTCACTGTGAAGTCGGAGATGTAGTCCAGGGTAAATATTAGTTATCTTTAAAGTTAAATGGGTTGTAATCACgtatttataaaaaataatctgaTTCTGTCGGTATTGTAATcacccccccctctttttttcttcagatgCCTTCCACAGTGCCAAGATGCTGTGTGACCAGTACTATCTCCGCTCCCCTGATCTGATACTACAGGAGATGAGCAGTAAGCTAACACTGATTTAATCTGGCAGGTTAAATACAAACCCAGTTTAATGCCAACATCCCAAAGGGAAAACATCTATTTAGATTTAGATAACAAATTGAGCCGAGTCCtctgtgtgtacatacagtatgagtgTAAATTAACATTCAGCCAGATGGACCTGAGGGGCCTCTAATTATAGCATTGAAGCTGAAATAATAGTAATGGCTCAATGGGCTCTACTGACTGCATCAGACAatattgacacacagaccttttcctctccatcttctcaAACCTTAAAACCGGAGCAGAGCAAACATCCACGAGTGGCGAGGAtgatgcattttaaatgaagtgGCCGGGATTAACAAGCActatttgttttctcctcctgtgtAGATAAGAAGAACCTTCCAATAAGCATCGTATACGTGCCATCTCACCTTTATCACATGCTGTTTGAGCTCTTCAAGGTATGACACGTTGTATAGTTTTGTATTATAGACTGCTTAATTATATTACAGTGAGAAATAAActtgaaattattaaaaaaaacattttctaatgttatatatatatatatatatatatatgtattttctattttgtagAATGCTATGAGAGCCACCATTGAGACCCATGAGAACAGCAACAACCTTCCACCCATTCAGGTCATGGTGTCTCTTGGCGGCGAGGACATGTCAATCAAGGTGGGTTGCAAATTACAGAGCAGATTCTTGAAATGGTTcgtttttgttattttggtaAAGAGGGGCTCCTCGGTCTGTCGTCAGGTCTTGACGAGGCCATGTAGTCTGTTTTTGCAggttcagtctgtgtttgtgcaggttcCTCCCAAGAGTTAGTGTTCACATACTTACTAATAGCATCTGGATTCACTTTAAATGGCCTGTGGGAGTGAACTGGAATGTgggtgtgtatttatgtttgtgagCTCTGTGTGAACCAGCGCATTTTTAACCAGTTTAATGAAGCCTGTAAATTATTTCACCGAGTTAATCTCTTACACTGTTGTCATTGCACATTTCAAATCAGTTTagtattaaataaatgtattattctgCGCTATTGcactcaaaatgtgtcatttaaagCTAAGAGCGCCACCCTTTTTTTGACGTTGCCACCTGTTATGTAACGACTTCACCCTCAATTAAGCACAATGCCTGCTGGCAAGCAAAGCTACTAAGCTCTGATAAGATTAACTACATGGGCTGTGTGCCTTCGTAAACCTTGTCATTCATTCACATGTGTTGCCAGGACGTGTCGCTAACTGCTGGTTGTCTCTCTCACATTTACCGAAAGTGATGTACCACAcactaaacaaaaaaagttaaaaagttcAAGTGGaccatttttgtgtgtgtaatatgaaagTTGTTGCTAGTAGTTATAAACTGCACACTCTGCAGTGCCCCTTAACTTATATAACCTATGAACAGCATGACAGTATGTTATCTAAAGTATAAGTAAGTTTTTTAATGTGGAGACTTGGATGAACACAGGCCTGGTCCTCCTGCACATTCACCATGACGATATGTGGAGTAAACAAACAGATGGCCACTTAGCTTCTATTGTTAAGTTGAGGCCAAGTGTTCACGACAGGCAGGCACTTTGTTATGGCTCGTCAccatcctctctccttccccctgTCTGTAGGTGAGTGACAAGGGTGGTGGTGTCCCCTTTCGAAGGATCGAGAACCTTTTCAGCTACATGTACTCCACCGCTCCTGCTCCGCAGATAGGAGAGTACACCCGGCCTCCGCTGGTAAGTAGAGATGCAGGCGGAGGGGTGCCAGGATTTCATTTATTAACTCGATTTCACTCCTACATATATTGAATAACGTTTTGCAGGCGCAAAGACGCTGTTAATTGCACCATATGCCATTTGGTAGCATTTCTGCACAGCCTGCAAGCATCGAAATGCTCATCTAGCCTTTTATTTAGACTCTCTTTCCTATTTAAAGAATAAACTCCTGGCATCATTTTTTTTGAGTGACCTACAATACACAAAGCAAACTTGACTAAAGACCTGTTTGTTTCAATGGAAgagcgctgctgctgcttacAGTGTGGCGGAGAACAAAGCCTTCTTAAACccttgatccccccccccccccccctctctatgCAGGCTGGCTTTGGCTACGGTCTGCCCATCTCTCGTCTCTACGCCAAGTACTTCCAGGGGGACCTGCAGCTCTACTCCATGGAGGGCCACGGCACAGACGCTGTCATCTACTTGAAGGTGAGCCAGACATGGTGATCATGCGTGAAACTGTGACAAGTCTGCAGCAcataacagagagaggaaactgCCTTGTGACATGCTTTTGTTAAGCACAAACCAAACAGACCTGTGGAGCCGGTGCAGGTATGACAGGATATTTGTAATTACATCTTGTCCTCTTGCGCCTCCAGGCGCTGTCCACGGACTCCATCGAGAGGCTGCCGGTGTACAACAAAACTGCTCTGAAGAACTACAAAGTGAGCCAAGAGGCTGACGACTGGTGCATACCCAGTAAAGAGCCCCTAGATCTGAGCAACTATAAGGTGGCGAAGTGAAAATATCCTCCAGCCCCGGTGCTTCAAGCCTACCTACCATGAAGCCTTTAGAATTTCTGTCTTCATATTCCCATGTCATCATCTGTCAAGGCAGATGTGTGCACcgagctttttttttctactaaGAGGGTCATCTCCAGACTGAAGCAGACTAAGTGTCCTCTCATATTTCTGTCTGGTTGTAGCAGTAGTGTGgtcatgttgttttcagtcCCTGTTGTCCTTTTGGCTTCTTcataagaaaatagaaaacaagcTACTGACAGAGAAAACTTGTCAGAGTCACCTCGGAGTCATCTCCAATGTTGCATCAACAGGGAGCGTAAGTGGACATGCAGACTGGAGCCGTGTGcaggtggaggcagaggcaCCACCCAGCATGTTATGGGTGCGGGAATTTGCGTGGGCCGATGGAAAGTAACAGAGGAAGGTTTAAATATTCCAGTTAAAGACACATGCAGTAATGTTAAGACAGTAGATGTTTGGGAGCGACATAAGGGGGTATTCAGTTGAACAGGGGCGAACCTGTTGTTGAACAATTGAAAGAGGACCAGATCCTATCCCCTGTAGGAAATGTCACCCATGCCTTATAGTAGCAACTTCACCCAAAGGCTCATTTCATTGAAATACTTGAACTATTTAAAGAAATCCTCATGTTGCACCTTGTTGAATTTTAACTACTGTAATACTACTGGGTCCGTGGATTTGAACAAATGTAAAGTTGAGTGGTTTTGTGCTTTCTGCATGGATATGTGTTGGCGCTTTTGATATTtcagccttttaaaaatgtaatcacaaTATTCAGACTAAGATACAGTGTTATCTTAATATGGGTTTTCTGGACCAGGCTGAATGTGCTTACAGTGTACAATCATTTGTATTAATTACAGGTACAAAGAGTATTACGTGATAGGAACTACAGCGCTATAGGGCCCAAGTTCTCTCTGATACACCACGATTTACAGCCAGAGCATTTTCCGTGCTTGTTGGGAGGGTTTGTGCTTTTAGCTGAGTTCAATGGAGGTTAGTGTTATAAAATCCCAGAAGGCAGCGCATGTCTTGTTTTAGTTCTCTCCCAGTCTGTGATCTAATAAGGCAAGGCCAGTCTCAGATTGTTTATTACTCTGTGCCATATGAGGAAAATAAATGCCCTGGGATCCATATGTTTTGAAAATGcacagttttcttttgtatttaattGAAATTAATCATCCAGTATGTGAAAGGTTATTTTTATagctacactttttttttgtgactgaagtgattgtacatactgtaaatacatcaaataataaaaagaactACAACTTCAGTACAAAATTCTTctcttgtgttattttattttgcatttctgtgtgttataAGTAGACTACAGGTGATTAGGTGTATGCAGGTGATTGATTATGTCAATCCGCAGAGGATCCCTGTGGTGTAGTGTGGGATGCAGCAGTGTGGAGCAAAAAGGGAAATAATAAAAACGTTTTTTACGTCAGTGTCACTGGATCTGTTCTGAAGCTGGTGATGAGATCAAACTAAGGACAAATAGTCTCACCACCTACATGACCACAGGAAGATTTATGTCAGCAGTGGTTTCCAGCCCGCTGGCCTGTGGGCACAAACAGTTACACCACTACTATGGCAGCACATGACAAGGTGGATCACATTTCTAAAACTTTCTGGCCCAGAGACCAGTAAGGCAGAGGTCATCACGGGTAAACGGACAAGTCACGGATATCACGTGAGACTCACGTAGCTAATAGTAGTTGGCTTCTGTTGTGGTATTTGCACaatgtgaaaagagagagaggcgcCGTACATTTCACTGAAGCTGAACTTCAGAGTCCAGCAGCCAAATAACAACCTTCGATGCTGTAAAAAgttctcaaaatgtatttgaaatgagctccacctaaaccagctacaacattaaaatgttgcttaatAAAACTGTAATGACAATAATTCATAATATATGAAAAACATTCCGAAAGTGGGGCATCttgcataatgaatacttttacataAACTTGAGTTAAtggtaaataaataagtaccttttgctgataatacttaaatacctgaatgcaggactttgtgCTTTATTCAAACATTCACTTCAGCAAAGTTTctcttccaccactgagcaATGACATCATGTGCACGGTAAGCTGATACACACAGGGAATGATGATCGACAAAATACTGTATCTGGATGGAACGTCAATGTATTAAGACCTTTTTATTactattaaatatatttacaagtAGTTTTGACTCAGCAGGCAGGTGCTATATTTCATTTGGCccgttttcttcttctgttttcgTTGATGAATGAAAGATCCTGCGGGTGGCAGATGTCCAGTGGGGCTCGTTTTACAGTCAGTCTCATGTTTATACGAGCCAACGggccaacagcagcaggtctAAATACGGCCACCGAGCCGGGGTGTTTACCCCCCGGCCACCACAGCTACATCGAGGAGTGGAAAGAATCCAACAGTGCCCTTCTCCTTATCTCATACAAACAAACGGCTGATAGACTCTCCATAGCAACAGGAACTACTACAGTACAGGAACAGGAACATCGTGTccaacatctgcatgttagtTTGTGCTGTACATCTCATTCTATTCAGAaggtgtgtaatgtgaaaagtcATTCAGATTATGTAACACAATACAGTGATTCCCAACCGGGGATACTTGCACCCCAGGAGATATGTCTGCAGGTGTCTGCAGGTATATGGAAAGATTAAAGAGTAgctgataaaaacaatacaaaatatgagTTGAATAAAATCGACACACTGAGTGAGCTGTAATGCCTGAACACCAGGTGCTGCGATTGAAAGTGCAGTCATTGTTGGCAAGCATGCAAAGAAGTTGACACAGTTATCTAAAGATAGATAAGATAAATGATAAACGGTTGAAATAGTTAGATAAAAGTAATGGGAAAGTTGTCAAAATATGGCTAAAAGTAATAGATAAATGCTTGAAATACATAGCTTCAAttcataaataaacattataaataCTTAGCGACATGGATTTACCggttgaaatagctaaaagCAATGGACAAGTGTTTGAAATAGCCAAAAGTAACGgataattaaaatgtcttgttggGGGTTCGTTGGACAAAAACGTTTGGAAACCactaaaatacaacaaatttTACATGTAGTCTGGTGTATGAGGACAAACAACCTGGCTCAGTGGTCAAATGCCTCAGTGACCTGTGGCCTAGTGCCCTCGCTGCTGATACTCAGCATCATAACATCAGACCTGCCAACATCCACGCCTACgtgtgtgaaagaggcctgTCAACACGGTGGCTGCCAACGGAGAGATCATGCTGCCACGCCAAGTACTTTCATGAGGAGTTGTGATTGCGCTGAAGTGTGGTAGTTAGAGTTCTCCGGTTgctttgtcattgttgtgtttttcatgaattCCACGTGTTGTATTATTGCAGTTTTCCTCCACTCCAATTTCTATCAGTCTTCCTGTCATGAAATCCACGCTGAAGCGCTGAACAACTGTCCTATTTTCTTTTCAAGTACAGAAAACTGCTGCAGCATTACAATGATGGGGTAATGGTGCCcaagttgctgctgctgttacccTCTAGTGGTCTGTTTGGTGGGAACAACCACTTCTTGGGTGGATTAGTTTGAACACATATATGTAAGCAGTGATCATTTGAACACTCAAATGAACTGGATTTGCTCGTATATGACATGTTCGGCATCATGTGAGGGAAAATAACTGGGAAAATATAGCGCTGGGATTCA encodes:
- the pdk2a gene encoding pyruvate dehydrogenase (acetyl-transferring) kinase isozyme 2, mitochondrial isoform X3; amino-acid sequence: MKFVRFIMKNAALASVPKHIEHFSKFSPSPLSMKQFLDFGSINACEKTSFAFLRQELPVRLSNIMKEINLLPDKLLSTQSVQMVQSWYIQSLMEILEFLDKNPDDYKVLGEFVDTLVTIRNRHNDVVPTMAQGILEYKEVFPHDPVTNQNIQYFLDRFYMSRISIRMLINQHTLIFDGTANPVHPNTIGSIDPHCEVGDVVQDAFHSAKMLCDQYYLRSPDLILQEMNKKNLPISIVYVPSHLYHMLFELFKNAMRATIETHENSNNLPPIQVMVSLGGEDMSIKVSDKGGGVPFRRIENLFSYMYSTAPAPQIGEYTRPPLAGFGYGLPISRLYAKYFQGDLQLYSMEGHGTDAVIYLKALSTDSIERLPVYNKTALKNYKVSQEADDWCIPSKEPLDLSNYKVAK
- the pdk2a gene encoding pyruvate dehydrogenase (acetyl-transferring) kinase isozyme 2, mitochondrial isoform X1; translation: MKFVRFIMKNAALASVPKHIEHFSKFSPSPLSMKQFLDFGSINACEKTSFAFLRQELPVRLSNIMKEINLLPDKLLSTQSVQMVQSWYIQSLMEILEFLDKNPDDYKVLGEFVDTLVTIRNRHNDVVPTMAQGILEYKEVFPHDPVTNQNIQYFLDRFYMSRISIRMLINQHTLIFDGTANPVHPNTIGSIDPHCEVGDVVQDAFHSAKMLCDQYYLRSPDLILQEMSNKKNLPISIVYVPSHLYHMLFELFKNAMRATIETHENSNNLPPIQVMVSLGGEDMSIKVSDKGGGVPFRRIENLFSYMYSTAPAPQIGEYTRPPLAGFGYGLPISRLYAKYFQGDLQLYSMEGHGTDAVIYLKALSTDSIERLPVYNKTALKNYKVSQEADDWCIPSKEPLDLSNYKVAK
- the pdk2a gene encoding pyruvate dehydrogenase (acetyl-transferring) kinase isozyme 2, mitochondrial isoform X2, with amino-acid sequence MKFVRFIMKNAALASVPKHIEHFSKFSPSPLSMKQFLDFGSINACEKTSFAFLRQELPVRLSNIMKEINLLPDKLLSTQSVQMVQSWYIQSLMEILEFLDKNPDDYKVLGEFVDTLVTIRNRHNDVVPTMAQGILEYKEVFPHDPVTNQNIQYFLDRFYMSRISIRMLINQHTLIFDGTANPVHPNTIGSIDPHCEVGDVVQDAFHSAKMLCDQYYLRSPDLILQEMSSKLTLLPISIVYVPSHLYHMLFELFKNAMRATIETHENSNNLPPIQVMVSLGGEDMSIKVSDKGGGVPFRRIENLFSYMYSTAPAPQIGEYTRPPLAGFGYGLPISRLYAKYFQGDLQLYSMEGHGTDAVIYLKALSTDSIERLPVYNKTALKNYKVSQEADDWCIPSKEPLDLSNYKVAK